A genomic window from Oleidesulfovibrio alaskensis DSM 16109 includes:
- a CDS encoding P2 family phage major capsid protein, with translation MQQSTRQLFNAMLARFASTYGVQDVQHSFSVTPSIAQKLQDKIVEQSTFLSKINMLPVDELKGQNILGFAASPVTSRTDTSQPGKERQPRNVMGLEARGYELHQTNADVSMPYRLIDVWAKFPDFAERYARYVQQRMANDMEIIGWYGTSAAADTDMQTNPLLQDVNKGWLQYMRDNLPANILSQGNTANELRIGAGGDWANLDIAVNDMLQGIPQYTQTTTVQGARAVQAASQQTTIAGKRQTQIGADDTTIVQGASTETASGDKRIEAANITLQAAGALTLTSSKGDGTNLFTELLACLHEIKAALDVLAVHTHPATPKIVEGPTVAAHAARLGTHKGRIEGVVG, from the coding sequence TTGCAACAGAGCACCAGACAACTTTTTAATGCCATGCTGGCCCGCTTTGCCAGCACATACGGCGTGCAGGACGTGCAGCACAGTTTTTCCGTCACGCCCTCCATCGCGCAAAAGCTGCAGGACAAAATTGTGGAGCAGTCCACCTTTTTGTCTAAAATCAACATGCTGCCCGTGGACGAACTGAAGGGCCAGAACATTCTGGGCTTTGCCGCATCGCCCGTAACCAGCCGCACAGACACCAGCCAGCCGGGCAAAGAACGTCAGCCCCGCAACGTCATGGGCCTTGAAGCACGCGGGTACGAACTGCACCAGACCAACGCGGACGTTTCCATGCCCTACCGTCTTATTGATGTGTGGGCCAAGTTTCCTGACTTTGCAGAACGGTATGCCCGCTATGTGCAGCAGCGCATGGCAAACGACATGGAAATAATCGGCTGGTACGGCACCAGCGCCGCCGCCGATACCGACATGCAGACCAACCCCCTGCTGCAGGACGTGAACAAAGGCTGGCTGCAGTACATGCGTGACAACCTGCCCGCCAATATTCTTTCGCAGGGCAACACCGCAAACGAACTGCGCATTGGTGCCGGTGGCGACTGGGCCAACCTTGATATTGCCGTTAACGACATGCTGCAGGGCATCCCCCAGTATACACAGACCACCACAGTGCAGGGAGCACGCGCAGTACAGGCCGCCAGCCAGCAGACGACCATTGCAGGCAAACGGCAAACACAGATAGGCGCGGACGATACCACCATAGTACAGGGCGCAAGCACGGAAACAGCCAGCGGCGACAAGCGCATCGAGGCCGCCAACATCACCCTGCAGGCAGCAGGCGCGCTGACGCTGACATCAAGCAAAGGCGACGGCACAAACCTGTTTACAGAGCTGCTGGCCTGCCTGCACGAAATCAAAGCCGCGCTGGACGTGCTGGCCGTGCACACCCATCCGGCAACGCCCAAGATAGTAGAAGGCCCAACCGTGGCAGCTCACGCCGCACGACTGGGCACACATAAAGGCAGGATTGAGGGGGTTGTGGGGTAA
- a CDS encoding GPO family capsid scaffolding protein: protein MSKLKTDFIKIGQSGPTVDGRIIEPQWLLDAAENYDPATYTAMIWPDHFRFMNYGKVLELKAEHTEKGVVSLYARLEPNASYLRDNQYSQRLFFSMELDGNFADSGKAYLVGLGITDSPASLGTDELKFSARRHSPHSRFYAGTEFTGLEPEETMPGWFRRFADKLFNQQPEKDPAQAPQHQEDPMEKEQFDALSGKLDSLTETLGKLTEQFSNAARPEAASGTAPAEQPAETAQPAAQADADSYTALATSIEKLSQQVSDIATRLSSARPATAVPDSHGPAGDNTALY from the coding sequence ATGAGCAAGCTGAAGACCGACTTTATCAAAATAGGCCAGTCCGGCCCCACGGTGGACGGGCGCATCATAGAGCCGCAATGGCTGCTGGATGCGGCGGAAAATTACGACCCCGCCACCTACACCGCCATGATCTGGCCTGATCACTTCCGCTTTATGAACTACGGCAAGGTGCTGGAGCTGAAGGCAGAACACACCGAAAAAGGCGTGGTCAGCCTGTATGCCCGCCTGGAACCCAACGCCAGCTACCTGCGCGACAACCAGTACAGCCAGCGCCTGTTCTTTTCCATGGAACTGGACGGCAACTTTGCCGATTCCGGCAAGGCGTATCTGGTGGGGCTTGGCATTACCGATTCGCCCGCATCACTGGGTACGGACGAGCTGAAGTTCAGCGCGCGCCGCCATTCCCCGCACAGCCGCTTTTACGCAGGTACAGAATTTACCGGCCTTGAGCCGGAAGAAACCATGCCGGGCTGGTTCCGCCGCTTTGCAGACAAGCTGTTCAACCAGCAGCCGGAAAAAGACCCCGCACAGGCACCGCAACACCAAGAGGACCCCATGGAGAAAGAGCAATTCGACGCCCTGTCCGGCAAGCTGGACAGCCTGACAGAAACACTGGGCAAGCTGACGGAACAGTTTTCCAACGCCGCCCGGCCCGAAGCTGCCAGCGGCACCGCCCCTGCAGAACAGCCCGCAGAAACAGCACAGCCTGCCGCGCAGGCAGATGCCGACAGCTACACCGCACTGGCCACCAGCATTGAAAAACTGAGCCAGCAGGTAAGCGACATTGCCACGCGCCTTTCCAGCGCACGCCCCGCCACCGCAGTACCCGACAGCCACGGCCCCGCAGGCGACAACACCGCCCTGTACTAG
- a CDS encoding terminase large subunit domain-containing protein — protein MSSGNNSQKTEAARNQRTYPDEIRTAARGMYVRRYTVAEIADTLSIPKRTIYHWIAAEEWDALLKHESTEDAIARRLALLVSRDNKTPREIKELDTLVGSLERLQKLRIQEATLRRKMLAGEAVTPQEGEPPVADAAGQPRKKARTRKVKNDVSGLTPSLFQEKFHVRFFDYQRRWRSFLEYRNRMLLKSRQIGATWYFAQEAFENACLTGDNQIFLSATKAQSQVFRNYIVQLCGEAFDITLQGNPLILHTARGAAELHFLSNNSKSAQSYHGHVYIDEFFWITKFSELFKVATGMAAHKKWRRTLFSTPSAITHEAYPLWTGDNFQKRFAKRKPWPDAAALAAGVMCPDTYFRNVITLAQAQKGGCDLFDVKQLKLEYTPQEFRQLFGCEFIDDTQAVFTLAGLEACMADPEDWPDVQKGSTHPVGNAPVWGGYDPSRKRDDASFVILLPPLKAGGPIRMVERHKWVDKSYLWQAERIRELTQKYNFAHLGIDTTGPGIGVYEQVKNFCPVAVPINYAVQSKAMLVLKVMEVVEQKRLQWDAAETDIAHAFLTIRQTTTDNGQITYAASRSATTGHADVAWATMHALAAEPLARPTGHNSCTVVISR, from the coding sequence ATGAGCAGCGGCAACAATTCACAAAAGACAGAAGCAGCACGCAACCAGCGTACATACCCTGATGAAATACGAACAGCGGCACGGGGCATGTATGTGCGCCGTTATACAGTTGCAGAAATTGCAGACACACTGTCAATACCAAAGCGGACCATATACCACTGGATAGCAGCGGAAGAATGGGACGCCCTGCTGAAACATGAATCCACAGAAGACGCCATAGCCCGCAGGCTGGCGCTGCTGGTAAGCCGCGACAATAAAACCCCGCGTGAAATTAAAGAACTGGATACGCTGGTCGGCTCTCTGGAGCGGCTGCAGAAGCTGCGCATACAGGAAGCCACCCTGCGCAGAAAAATGCTGGCGGGTGAAGCTGTAACGCCGCAGGAAGGTGAACCGCCCGTGGCGGATGCGGCAGGCCAGCCCCGCAAAAAGGCCCGCACCCGCAAGGTGAAAAACGATGTTTCCGGCCTTACCCCGTCGCTGTTTCAGGAAAAGTTCCATGTGCGTTTTTTTGACTACCAGCGCAGGTGGCGCAGCTTTCTGGAATATCGCAACCGCATGTTGCTTAAGTCGCGCCAGATAGGCGCCACGTGGTACTTTGCGCAGGAGGCCTTTGAAAACGCCTGCCTGACGGGTGACAACCAGATATTTTTATCCGCCACCAAGGCGCAGTCGCAGGTGTTCCGCAACTATATAGTACAGCTATGCGGCGAAGCCTTTGACATCACCCTGCAGGGCAATCCGCTTATATTGCATACCGCCCGCGGTGCGGCAGAACTGCATTTTCTTTCCAACAACTCAAAGAGCGCCCAGAGCTACCACGGGCATGTTTACATTGATGAATTTTTCTGGATTACCAAGTTCAGTGAACTGTTCAAGGTAGCCACAGGCATGGCCGCCCATAAAAAATGGCGGCGCACGCTTTTCTCCACGCCTTCCGCCATCACGCATGAGGCATACCCCCTGTGGACCGGCGATAACTTTCAAAAGCGGTTTGCCAAGCGCAAACCGTGGCCGGATGCCGCAGCTCTTGCCGCCGGAGTCATGTGTCCGGACACATATTTTCGCAACGTAATAACCTTGGCGCAGGCGCAAAAAGGCGGGTGTGACCTTTTTGATGTGAAGCAGCTGAAGCTGGAATACACCCCGCAGGAGTTCCGCCAGCTTTTCGGGTGCGAGTTCATAGACGACACGCAGGCCGTTTTTACGCTGGCAGGGCTGGAAGCCTGCATGGCAGATCCGGAAGACTGGCCCGACGTGCAAAAGGGCAGCACGCACCCCGTGGGCAATGCTCCGGTATGGGGCGGCTATGACCCCAGCCGCAAGCGCGATGATGCTTCGTTCGTCATTCTGCTGCCGCCGCTTAAGGCGGGTGGGCCCATCCGCATGGTGGAGCGGCACAAGTGGGTGGATAAATCGTACCTGTGGCAGGCAGAGCGCATCAGAGAGCTGACGCAAAAGTACAACTTCGCCCATCTGGGTATCGATACCACCGGCCCCGGCATAGGCGTGTACGAGCAGGTCAAAAACTTCTGCCCTGTGGCTGTGCCCATCAACTATGCCGTGCAGTCCAAGGCCATGCTGGTGCTTAAAGTCATGGAAGTGGTGGAGCAAAAGCGCCTGCAATGGGACGCGGCGGAAACCGACATCGCCCACGCCTTTTTAACCATTCGCCAGACAACCACAGATAACGGCCAGATAACCTATGCCGCCAGCCGTAGTGCGACCACAGGCCACGCAGACGTGGCATGGGCCACCATGCACGCCCTTGCGGCAGAGCCGCTGGCCCGCCCCACAGGCCACAACAGTTGTACCGTGGTTATCAGCCGATAA
- a CDS encoding HIT family protein, giving the protein MSNNSSCIFCTLAANGNVEDEYGTCVVLQDKYPVTQGHRLIIPKRHTPDYFSLTAQEKADADILLQRLKENIQQEDSSVTGFNIGVNNGFDAGQTIFHAHIHLIPRRKGDCEEPTGGVRGVIPGKRSYLAEK; this is encoded by the coding sequence TTGTCAAATAACAGCTCTTGCATTTTTTGCACACTTGCCGCCAATGGCAACGTAGAGGATGAATACGGCACTTGTGTTGTGCTTCAAGACAAATACCCCGTCACACAGGGGCATCGTCTCATCATTCCTAAGCGACACACGCCAGACTACTTCAGCCTGACAGCACAAGAAAAAGCCGATGCAGATATTTTGCTGCAACGGCTGAAAGAGAACATCCAGCAAGAAGATTCATCCGTTACAGGCTTCAATATAGGCGTAAATAACGGTTTTGATGCTGGCCAAACTATTTTCCACGCGCATATCCACCTTATTCCACGCAGAAAGGGTGACTGCGAAGAGCCTACAGGCGGCGTTCGGGGAGTAATTCCGGGAAAACGGAGTTATCTAGCTGAAAAATAG
- a CDS encoding Abi family protein, with protein sequence MQGLFTQLVAESLSEERLGAYRYSGETHFDALLRYMWNAELGAALYTPLQHLEIALRNAMHQTLASHYGSALWFDGNCLTKYQTGQVAKARGKLQPEDHKRAGKIVAELEFGFWTALFNKSYAASLVPVLLNGAFGNVVKPYRDRGYLATELNEIRKFRNRVFHHEPIWKRLDILRKRYSSIMQLLLWLSPSLFEVARITDRFPEVYRQGTAPYKSSLLALIKD encoded by the coding sequence ATGCAAGGGCTTTTTACGCAATTGGTAGCTGAATCACTTTCAGAAGAACGCTTAGGCGCTTACCGCTATTCTGGCGAGACACATTTTGACGCACTACTCCGGTACATGTGGAACGCCGAACTAGGGGCGGCTCTTTATACGCCTTTACAGCACCTGGAAATTGCCTTGCGTAACGCGATGCATCAAACCTTAGCTTCGCATTACGGAAGCGCCCTCTGGTTTGATGGCAACTGCCTGACAAAATACCAGACCGGACAAGTTGCCAAGGCTCGCGGAAAGCTGCAGCCAGAAGACCATAAGCGAGCAGGGAAAATTGTAGCAGAACTGGAATTTGGCTTTTGGACAGCACTCTTCAACAAGTCATATGCGGCCAGCCTTGTCCCTGTATTGCTGAACGGCGCGTTTGGTAACGTTGTAAAACCATACCGAGACAGGGGCTATTTAGCCACCGAACTGAACGAAATTCGCAAGTTTAGAAATCGAGTCTTTCATCATGAACCCATCTGGAAAAGGCTGGACATCTTACGAAAAAGATACTCGTCAATAATGCAGCTATTACTCTGGCTTAGTCCTAGCCTGTTTGAAGTGGCAAGGATTACAGACAGGTTCCCTGAGGTGTACCGACAGGGCACAGCCCCCTACAAAAGCTCTTTGCTGGCGTTGATAAAAGATTAA
- a CDS encoding UvrD-helicase domain-containing protein, with protein sequence MIKPEEWRPIGIEQLEPNAHNAATFSDRNLLVTAGPGAGKTEVLAQRADFLLRTGTTPYPRRILAISFKADASKNLKDRVKKRSGLQLARRFDSYTFHAFSLMLIDKFRPALTGLDALDPDYTIGDVRVTNKQITYDDFLPLAISILENCSYAIKALQATYTDIFLDEFQDCTDRQYHLLKLAFSTSNARIIAVGDIKQRIMGWANALEGVFNHFHHDFNTTVTRLYFNYRSQMRLQRMQNEIVRSLEPEAARELEEESDDGEIAIVECPNCDAEASFIRDQIQKWIDEGIPISEIAILVRNQPRQFLQKVITKLVENNIPFREEYATQDLMQQPVCIIIIDYLLILFGEREPQAWTRFSSMLNTLENSDESKQLSSVIKALINKNTERIKLSPENYMNFDTKWQLVNELLSTLTNSRLAMLSHEYQKEARLQEIITQTQDVIRSSLINGYSFIDTLRAGGEIAAVRLLTIHKAKGLEFEAVIIQSIEEETFWGDNRNENLCTYFVGVSRAKNRLTLTYCLQRECPTGLTAYQRNRWSEVRTPQQEYLDYARAVAP encoded by the coding sequence GTGATTAAACCAGAAGAATGGCGCCCCATTGGCATAGAACAATTAGAGCCTAATGCACATAACGCTGCCACTTTTTCAGATCGGAATTTACTTGTCACAGCAGGACCTGGGGCAGGAAAAACAGAAGTCCTCGCTCAAAGGGCAGATTTTCTGCTTCGCACAGGAACAACGCCCTATCCTAGACGCATCTTGGCAATTTCTTTTAAAGCTGATGCGAGTAAAAATTTAAAGGATCGGGTAAAAAAAAGAAGTGGACTTCAGCTTGCGAGGCGTTTCGACAGTTATACATTCCATGCTTTTTCTTTAATGCTAATTGACAAATTCCGTCCCGCACTAACAGGACTTGATGCTCTTGACCCTGATTATACCATCGGTGATGTTAGAGTAACAAACAAGCAAATTACTTATGATGACTTTTTGCCTCTTGCAATTTCTATTTTAGAAAACTGTAGTTATGCTATAAAAGCATTACAAGCCACATATACAGATATTTTTTTAGATGAATTTCAAGACTGCACAGACAGGCAATATCATCTTCTAAAGCTTGCCTTTTCAACAAGTAATGCTCGTATTATTGCCGTAGGCGATATCAAACAAAGAATCATGGGATGGGCAAATGCTCTTGAAGGTGTCTTTAACCATTTCCATCATGATTTTAATACTACTGTAACAAGACTATACTTCAACTATAGATCGCAAATGCGTCTCCAAAGAATGCAAAACGAAATAGTACGTTCACTTGAGCCAGAAGCTGCCAGAGAGTTAGAGGAAGAAAGTGACGATGGGGAGATTGCAATAGTTGAGTGTCCAAACTGCGACGCGGAAGCGAGCTTCATTCGAGACCAAATCCAAAAGTGGATCGATGAAGGGATACCAATTAGCGAAATCGCTATACTTGTTCGCAATCAACCACGGCAATTTCTGCAGAAAGTAATTACCAAGCTTGTCGAAAATAACATTCCATTTCGTGAAGAATATGCAACACAGGACCTTATGCAGCAACCCGTGTGCATTATCATCATTGATTACCTTCTGATATTGTTTGGTGAAAGGGAACCACAAGCATGGACGCGTTTTTCTAGTATGCTCAACACACTAGAAAATAGCGATGAGTCAAAGCAGTTATCAAGTGTCATCAAGGCGCTAATCAATAAAAACACCGAGCGCATCAAGTTATCACCTGAAAACTATATGAATTTTGATACTAAATGGCAGCTAGTAAACGAGTTACTCAGCACGTTAACAAATTCGCGTCTAGCTATGCTCTCACATGAGTACCAAAAAGAGGCTCGCCTTCAAGAAATCATCACCCAAACTCAGGATGTTATACGAAGTTCTCTCATAAATGGTTATAGCTTTATTGACACGCTCCGTGCTGGAGGAGAAATCGCTGCAGTAAGACTGCTCACTATACACAAAGCTAAAGGCCTTGAATTCGAAGCAGTTATAATACAATCAATTGAAGAAGAAACGTTCTGGGGCGACAATAGAAATGAAAACTTGTGTACTTACTTTGTTGGGGTATCAAGAGCAAAAAACAGACTAACCCTTACATATTGTTTACAAAGAGAATGTCCTACAGGACTAACTGCGTACCAACGTAATCGATGGAGTGAGGTTAGGACTCCACAGCAAGAGTATTTAGACTATGCAAGAGCAGTGGCCCCTTGA